The sequence cactcaaattttaggacggaatttctttaacgggcaggtactgtgacgacccggaaattttcgaccaaatttaaacttaatctttatatggtttcgacatgataagcaaagtatattaaattgaatttcaaaatttttgaactattttatgaaatcatttgaccttcgaccagttccgacgattcacgaacaattaattgtaacttgataggggtgtatatatatatatatatatatatatatatatatatatatatacatagtggaccaatccatgaataagcactaaatggggtacaaactggataagtgaatatgggcctcatatttcatatttttaataaaaaattcaATTTATACTGAAAAATGCGAAGGGGTATTTTCAGAATTTCACATTTTAATTTTGGTATATTTTATCTTTTCACCTCGTTCATTCCTCTTCTGTTCGTTCTCTCTCTTCGTCATcaatattcatcatcttcatcattaatcTTCAACATATATTCATCGATTCAACTTCAATCGTAGATTCAATTTCAATCGTTCATTCTTAATTTTGTAATTTCTACTTTTAACTTCAATCGTTCATCCTGTTACTTTCGATCTCTTTATTCATCATCAATATTCATCGTCTTCATCATCAATCTACAACATATACTCATGGATTCAACTTCAATCGCAGATTCAACTTCAATTGCTCAATCTGATGGTTACGTTCATTCGTATCCTCTTTTTTTGTTTTACTTAAATTAGTTTTATGTTTAAAATTAGGTTTAATTGATATACGTCGTTCGTTTCATTTTTTGCAGTTCATGTTATTACCAATTCGTCTAATGAATCAACTGCTGATTCTATTCCTGAtacgttttctagaaagtttttcaTTCATCATTCATCTGATATTTTTTATCATTCATCCAGTCTCTTTTTATGTTTATTGTTTTTCATATGAATTATATATGCATTTTGATCAATGATAAATGTAATTTTTTTGTTTAATATATATGTTTTGATTGATCAGTGAAATCTACTTTTTTAGAGTTTTGTTGTATAATAAATGTTTTTTATAGACTTTTTTAGTGCTCTTTTGTTTTTGTTTGTGTTGTATGATAAACTATACGCAGTTTCATGTACTTTTGTACCATTCATTATGTATTTTTTAATCATTCATTATAACTGTAGGCAGTTTATAATATATAACATTCATAATTTGTTTTTCTTTCATCAAAATGTAACATTTTAATCTAATTATTGTATGAATTTTTTTATTATTCATCGTAAACTTTATgatgtttcatttttttttctcattcatcatgtatcattcatcattcatcattcatcattcattctTTATAATTTAtgattcatcattcatcattcatcattcatcattcatcattcatcattcatcattcatcattcatcattcatgctTCTTCAATAATCATTCATCATGTaatttataactatttttattgtatttttctTTTATAGGCACCAACTCTGTCTGTAGAAATCATTTTTTGTCTTCTTATGAGGATGAAGGTCCTGATGGAAAGAAATTGTGGTTTCCTAATGTTCCAGATCATTTTAATCCTGTTATTGGTTCCGTGCTTAGATCATGGGAAGATTGTTTATATTTTTACGACTTATATGTTGAGGCTGCTGGGTTCAATATTAAGAAAGCTTCTGAAAATAAAGATGAAGATGGTTCAGTTATTTACCAAGTTTATAGGTGTAATAGGGCAGGTCGTCCTGCCCCAAAAGCTCTTGTTCCCCCTGCTATTGTTAATCCACCTGCTGTTGTCAATGCATCTCAATCTGCCCCTGATCCTCATTCTTCCATTCCTGATAAACCTGCAAAGCGAAAGCATTAGCGTAGGAAAGTGTCTAACCGTAAATCTTCTAGTATTAAGGTTGAATGTGAAGCttgcattagattcaaacttattgaGGGTAAGAttgttatttttaagttttttgagGGGCATAGTCACAAACTCATAACTGAAAGGAATAGGAATTTGTTGAATAAAAGGAGGAAGTTGGATCCTGAACACATGAAATTTCTTTTCAAACTCAGTACTATATCAAATATGGGTGGATTTAAAGCTCACACACTTTTTAGTGCTCTTAGTGGTGGTATTGATAATGTTGGTCCTTTGCCTGTAGATTTCAATAATTTTCATCGTGATTTGATCCAATCTCTAGGTGATACTGATGCACATATTGCTATTGAACAACTGCTTATGAAGAAAAATACTTTACCTAACTTCAGTGTCGAGTATTACTGTGATCATAATGATTTTTTACGTGGGGTTTTTTGGGCTGACAATATTTCTAAGTTGAACTACAAAGAGTTTGGTGATATTGTTGGCTTTGATGCTACATATGGTACAAATATGTAAGTTTTCTGTAATTCGTATcacattatttttgttatttatcATTCTATTTTTATCATTCAACactttatttttatcattcatttttcatcattcatcattcatcattcataatttcatcattcatcattcatcattcatcattcatcattgatTTTTCTCATTCATATTGACAGATtacttatttttctttttttatcctaaacttgcattttattttgattataaattaactaaataattattatttaagacaTTATTCATTCATAATATCATTCATTAAACATTAAAAACATTACTGAATGATTGAAATactttatttttatcattcatcttataatttttatgtttttttACATGATTTTTTATTACTGATTTTTTATTATAGGTATAACATGGTTTTTGTACCTCTCACTGGAGTTGATAACCATAAGAAGCTTGTTATTTTTGGAGCTGCTTTATTAGCTAGTGAAAGCATAGAATCGTTTAGTTGGTTTCTTGATTGTTTTCTCAAAGTTTTTGTGACTGAACCGGGCTTAGTGTCCACTGATCAAGACCCAGCAATGTTGGAGGCTATTAAAATAAAGTTTAAGACTGCGCAGCATCGGTATGTATGTGGCATATCAGTCAAAAACTTGAAAAAAGGTAAATTTTCTAGTTTAATTCATGTTTTGATATCATTCAtttgttttatattatttttttgttttataggttggtCGTGAGTTGTTTTCAAATAAAGATTTTTGTAAGCAAATGAACAACATATTCTGGAATCAAGAGTTGAATGCTGAAAAGTTTGAAAAGTGTTGGCAACATGTTTTAGATGAATTTGGCTTGCATGATGTCGATTGGTTTAAAGATATGTATGCTATGAAGGAGAAGTGGATACCGTGTTTTTTCCGAGATACACCAATAGCTGGATTGATGAGAACGTCATCACTTTGTGAGAGTGAAAATTCATTCTTTATAAAATGCAAGAACAAGCATTCTAAATTGGTGGAGTTTTTTCACGATTCGATGTTGTAGTTGAAAAGCAGCGCCATAACAACACGGTTCTCGAGTTTGAAATGGATAATAGATCTATTAATTGTGTTACCAATTAGCTAATTGAGTTGCATGCTAGGGATTTTTATACACCAACCATGTTTCTGTTAGTTCAAGAAGAAATATTTCAGTCTTCTATCTCTTATGTGCAAATCAGCTCAACCATTGGAGAGAATGAAGacaaacaattatgtgtaattGAAGAGAAATTTCCTCTTCCTCGTCTAAACTGGAAATATAGGGTCAGCTTTCACTTCATATCTTTTTAAATTTTTCCTAATCTGATTACTtacattttttttgttttaatattttttaggtttaatttatttatttttttctttcggtATATTTGTCATTCATcatattttttttgttattatatgtttttgtCATTCATCTGTTTTCATTCATTATCTTTTTTTGTCATTCATCTTTTTTTCATTCATTATGTTTTGTTATTCATCTTGTTGTTAACTTTTTAATTTCCTCTTTTTTTTAGGTTACTTTTAATGTTAAAACTGCTGAAGCCAGCTGTTCGTGTTTGCTTTTTACACGTGAAGGTCGTTTATGTAGGCACATATTTTATATGTATCATGTTCATGATGTTGTTGCTATCCCTATGGTTCATTTGTTGAGGAGGTGGTCAAAGGAGGTATCTGAAACATTTAATTCCATTTTCGTATATTATGATGATAAGTCTGAATCCAAAAAGATTATCAATCACGTTTTCAACAAGCTTAGGAAGGTTTCCTCTTTATGTCGAGATGATCTAGATAAACTTGTTAGTTTTAGAGATAAGTTTGATGTATTAATTTGCGATTTTTTTGGTTCTACTTCTGATGAGCCTTCTACATCTACTAGAGGTGAACATATTAATAGACTATGGGGATTCTCTAAACCAGTCAATTCGAATATCCGTGCTCCAGAGAATATTAGAAACAAAGGTCAACATAGATCAAATCGGATATTGTCTTCCAAAGAAGTGGTTGTTAAGAAACATGTTAAGACAAGTGCTTGCAAGCGTTGTGGAATTCATGGTCACAATGTTCGGACTTGTACTACTGACCTCACTCAACTACATAATTCAAAGAATAAAGGAAAAAATGTCATTGATTTTGAATTAGAAGACGAAAGTGAGGAAGATGATGAAGACCTTGCATATGAAGATGAAGATTCTGATTCTGATTAATTGTTAATGTTTTTAtctttttttataattttctataTGTTTTTATACTGCTACTCTTTTTAGTATAATTTTTTGTGAAAGTAGATTACGAGGTATTTTTTCAAGTTTTGGATCATTCATTAAAGCATTTTATTATTCATCTTTTTTTAATCACTTGTCATAAATTTTATCATTCATTATATTGTTTATCTTGTTTTTAGTCATTCTTAGCTCTTTCTTTTTATTTATcagatttattttattatttatcacGTTCTTTTTATCATTCACCACGTCATTTTAATCATTCACCACGTCATTTTAATCATTCATCTTGTCATTTTAATCATTCATCAtctcatttttatcattcattacaacattttcatcattcatcacctacttttatcattcatcatcttcttttatCATTCATATTGTTTTCCATCAGTCATCATCTCtattttatcattcatcatcttttttttatTATTCATATTGTTTTCCATCATTTATCACCTTATTTGTTTTCAACTTACTGTCCTTCATCATCTTCTTTTTTCATTCATTTtaattttttatcattcatcacatcCTTTTTTCATTCATCTTGTTTTTTAATCATTCATCAActcttttttatcattcatcttctcaagtttttttatcaaaattaaaaGATGAATCGTTATGATTACTAAAATCATTTTGTAACAGTACAATTACTGTATGTTTTAAGTAATCATTTATAACTTTTTaaatcattttattttaaaaaaattagtTTAAATTCATAATATTACAATCTAATAATCCATTTTTGTTATCATGAATCATAATCTATCGTTATTTTAAATTCATAATCATTTATATCTCATTTTCAATCTATCATTCATCGTTTATGAATTTTTCTAACATATCACAAACATTCATCATAAAACTTTCAATCATTCACCAAACATATCATTCATTGTTCCATTTTCCATCAATCAGGAAACAAACATTTAGTTTGTACAAAATAAGCATCAAACAAACACTGGTTTAAGACATTGATATTCACTATTCGTCAAAACACAGTTCCAAAATATTTCATTTAATCACCTGAATTCTTCTTCTATTCCAAGACATCACTGACCTTTTTTTAAAACCTTGAATTATTTGTCTCTTTATAATTCTTCTCTTCTTTCTTTAGGTTCTCTTCTTTCTCCTTTTCTGAATGAGTTACTTCATAGGTATTGTACTTTTCCATCCACTCATTCATAGATTTATTGGTAGGATGTGTTAAAATCTTCACTCCATATTTCACACTTAATTCGTTTAACTGTTTTATTTGAGCTGGTCCTTCTTTAAAGAAACCACTCTTCCATTTAGGATCTCCCATGTATGTTTCCATGTGACGCATCACGAAAACACCACAGTCTATATCGTTTGTTTTTGTGCTCCATGCCAGTGGTACCACATTTACTTTGCATCCCATTTTTTCAATTGGATTTCCTTGATCTTTTAGATACTGTTTAAAAATCAATCCCTAAAAACAATATATTCTCTTAGTTAAGTATTAAAAATTTTAGTAAAACAAACTACCTATAGTTAAACACGATAGTTATCAATAATTTAATCAATATCAATTTTATCTatactttttatcattcatcataattaTACGCAGTTTTTTTAACACCTAATATTCTATCATTCATGATATACTATAAGCAGTAATATGTATATTTTCTATCATTCATCTGTATTTTTAGTATTCATCATAACTATCTGCAGTTTTTTAACATATAATGTTCATAttgtttttatcattcatcataaactataTGCAATTATATATAGTTATTGAAGTAACATTTCATAGTTTACTTACCACATTTGTTGGTATTTTGCCATACTTGTTTTCGTATATAACTTTTTTTCCTGAATTGTCAATCACATCAAGGATTCCAGTCTTCATGTGTGCACAGATCAGATAAAAGTGATCAGATTTGCAGATTGGAAACATCACCTgtattgatttttttttatatcagcTTATATGAAATATAATTCTTCATTTTAATatgaaatatgtaaatatataatttttatttgtcatttttttcataccAGATCATATGAACTGAAATTCCTTTTTCCTTCATCATCTTTCACAAAATTAAGTACATTGGCATTGAATTCTTCCTGGTCTGATTTGGTTGGCTTACTCTTCATCAACATCTCTATTCTCTACATGGTGAATAATATCAAGTtagtttataaattataaaaaatattttcaaacatatgatataaaataaatcatgaatgatatCTATTCATTTAATTTATTCatttatattgaaatgattgaatatttttttaaaacttacaATAAAACTTGTTGGCATGAAGTATCTTTTCGGAGAATTATCTGAAGCATGCTTTTCTTCATCATTCAGGATTGATGACCAAACATCAATTACTGGTGCATGAACAGCTATCCGATAGAATAGACTAGCCATGGGCATTGGGAAACATGCTACTGGATAATCACAAGTGTATACAAAATCGCTGGAAAAAAAATAGATATCCGAAATTATGTTAATTTTATCATTATATATGTCACTATTCTGGTAACTTTTAGTTGTGTTTTTTTAATACGTGAAtgataatatataaaagtatacttactAATCATCCTGCAGAAAAGATTTGAAGTATCTTGCAATTTTCTTCTCTTCCTTCTCAACTTTTGCTTTGATGTTCACCTGTCGTTCATACCAGGGTGATTTGTACACTGCTGCTAAACGAGTTTCTCGTTTCTCTTTTCCTTTCATGCCCTCTTCATcatttatgtaacatcccgccttttttcgtttacttttcgtttattcattttaaagttcgttatatatttataacatctcccgctaatacgcgttttaaattatctcgtttaggtaattcatgcaccaagtgaaactagagggactagacttgccaaatgaccaaagatgttactaggtcaaagtggtcaacattcattctcatccattcatccatctctttctctctactacttcctccattttatctcaaactccaaatccaaagattcatcatctattttcgtTCTAGCAAGTGTCCATCAAA comes from Rutidosis leptorrhynchoides isolate AG116_Rl617_1_P2 chromosome 4, CSIRO_AGI_Rlap_v1, whole genome shotgun sequence and encodes:
- the LOC139843016 gene encoding protein FAR1-RELATED SEQUENCE 5-like, producing the protein MGGFKAHTLFSALSGGIDNVGPLPVDFNNFHRDLIQSLGDTDAHIAIEQLLMKKNTLPNFSVEYYCDHNDFLRGVFWADNISKLNYKEFGDIVGFDATYGTNMYNMVFVPLTGVDNHKKLVIFGAALLASESIESFSWFLDCFLKVFVTEPGLVSTDQDPAMLEAIKIKFKTAQHRYVGRELFSNKDFCKQMNNIFWNQELNAEKFEKCWQHVLDEFGLHDVDWFKDMYAMKEKWIPCFFRDTPIAGLMRTSSLCESENSFFIKCKNKHSKLLIELHARDFYTPTMFLLVQEEIFQSSISYVQISSTIGENEDKQLCVIEEKFPLPRLNWKYRVTFNVKTAEASCSCLLFTREGRLCRHIFYMYHVHDVVAIPMVHLLRRWSKEVSETFNSIFVYYDDKSESKKIINHVFNKLRKVSSLCRDDLDKLVSFRDKFDVLICDFFGSTSDEPSTSTRGEHINRLWGFSKPVNSNIRAPENIRNKGQHRSNRILSSKEVVVKKHVKTSACKRCGIHGHNVRTCTTDLTQLHNSKNKGKNVIDFELEDESEEDDEDLAYEDEDSDSD